From the genome of Deinococcus sp. AJ005, one region includes:
- a CDS encoding MBL fold metallo-hydrolase, translated as MAWNHTRQIGEVQVTSLTDASFGLDGGAMFGSVPKALWERVAPADEQNRIALRINPLLIQMNGENILIETGFWDRGGEKFESIYGLDRDETVFRGLQNVGLTTDDIHLVINTHLHFDHAGRNITALNEPTFPNARYAVQKRELDDARHTHERSRASYVPDTFEPIADAGLFDLIDGEHELRPGLSVLPLPGHNLGQQGVVLRSGGQTLVYVADLIPTLAHTPLPYIMGYDLYPVTTLETRKKYLPQWFEQGALICTPHDPRTPFARLQENPKGGFVAMPDEGELQK; from the coding sequence ATGGCCTGGAATCACACGCGGCAGATCGGAGAAGTACAAGTCACCAGCCTCACGGACGCCAGCTTTGGCCTGGACGGCGGTGCGATGTTCGGCAGCGTGCCCAAGGCGCTGTGGGAGCGGGTTGCCCCGGCAGACGAGCAGAACCGGATCGCGCTCAGGATCAATCCACTGCTCATTCAAATGAACGGCGAGAATATCCTGATCGAGACCGGCTTCTGGGACCGGGGCGGCGAGAAGTTCGAATCGATCTACGGCCTGGACCGCGACGAAACCGTGTTCCGGGGCCTGCAAAACGTGGGCCTGACCACGGATGACATCCACCTGGTGATCAATACCCACCTCCACTTTGATCACGCTGGGCGCAATATCACGGCGCTGAACGAGCCGACGTTTCCTAATGCCCGCTACGCCGTGCAAAAGCGCGAACTGGACGATGCCCGCCACACCCACGAGCGCAGCCGCGCCAGCTACGTGCCGGACACCTTTGAACCTATCGCGGACGCCGGACTGTTCGATCTGATCGACGGCGAACACGAGCTGCGCCCCGGCCTCAGCGTGTTGCCGCTGCCTGGTCACAACCTGGGCCAGCAGGGGGTTGTCCTGCGAAGTGGCGGTCAGACGCTGGTGTACGTCGCGGACCTGATTCCCACCCTGGCCCACACGCCGTTGCCGTACATCATGGGCTATGACCTGTACCCGGTGACCACGTTGGAAACCCGCAAAAAGTACCTGCCGCAGTGGTTCGAGCAGGGCGCGCTCATCTGCACCCCGCACGATCCACGCACGCCGTTCGCCCGCTTGCAGGAGAATCCGAAGGGCGGCTTCGTGGCTATGCCGGACGAGGGAGAGCTTCAGAAATAG
- a CDS encoding DUF2726 domain-containing protein: MVVFLLGLLLGIVVTMLARAWHGRTSRISSAPKVQTPVVPNPPMAALPGHLAVETRSPFFSLSEGEFFRTLEQALPPGYRAFPNVRLYDLFLIVAALPPQQAALASLRDEHIDFLIVVLDGHHPVAAIELMGKTVHPAEQRRRDEAKDLAFRSAGLLLLRLRAEEDHTLTSLEALLWQHLRPAQRELVI; the protein is encoded by the coding sequence ATGGTTGTCTTCCTGCTGGGTCTGCTGCTGGGTATCGTTGTCACGATGCTGGCACGGGCTTGGCATGGCCGGACCAGCCGGATCTCCAGCGCTCCGAAGGTCCAGACTCCTGTCGTCCCCAATCCGCCGATGGCCGCGCTGCCGGGCCATCTGGCCGTCGAGACCCGGAGTCCGTTTTTCAGTCTCAGCGAGGGCGAGTTCTTCCGCACGCTGGAGCAGGCACTGCCTCCCGGTTACCGCGCCTTTCCCAATGTGCGGCTCTACGATCTGTTCCTGATCGTCGCTGCCCTGCCCCCGCAGCAGGCCGCCCTCGCCAGCCTGCGCGACGAACACATCGATTTCCTGATCGTGGTGCTGGACGGACACCATCCCGTGGCGGCCATCGAACTGATGGGAAAGACGGTCCACCCTGCCGAACAGCGCCGCCGGGACGAGGCCAAGGATCTGGCCTTTCGCAGTGCTGGACTGCTGTTGCTGCGCCTGCGGGCCGAGGAAGACCACACGCTGACCAG
- a CDS encoding MATE family efflux transporter, with amino-acid sequence MSAIPTFSPPSETIKSPMREIASIAVPVSLEMVIQLLLTFINQIIVGALGAVAVAAVGLTGSLSFLFFVTLGALGSGTSILIARRAGANDSAGVNQTLSVTLVVSLVLAGALTVPIILNADTLLRLAGGAEDVTRTAVPYMQVGMLALVPGVLGWIFSGALRSLGHARTPLVVTSFTVVVESLAAYGLVFGVGPLPELGVVGAAWALVLANTLKAVLLAYQVFGPRHLAALQFPTRAALRAIAGPLIALSAPLAFTEFVWSLGNFMYAAVFARVGTVALAASQIVATLEGIFIVGSFGLMSAATVFIGRSLGQGDAAGARLWLARISRAGLVTGLGFGALFALSALIVPGLFPKVGGAVQHIAVIGILINASTQIFKVRNMIVGGGILPSAGDGKGIITGDVVGAFVIGLPLAIWLGLNTPLGVWGVFIARGLEEIVKVGIFEWRRRRVNWERLALEQAKAA; translated from the coding sequence ATGTCTGCCATTCCCACCTTCTCTCCACCGTCTGAAACGATTAAGTCGCCCATGCGCGAGATCGCCTCTATTGCCGTCCCCGTTAGCCTGGAGATGGTGATTCAACTGCTGCTGACCTTTATCAACCAGATCATCGTGGGGGCGCTGGGGGCGGTGGCGGTGGCGGCGGTGGGCCTGACCGGCAGCCTCAGCTTCCTGTTTTTTGTGACGCTGGGCGCGCTGGGATCGGGAACCAGCATTCTGATCGCGCGGCGGGCCGGGGCGAACGACAGCGCGGGCGTCAACCAGACCCTGAGCGTGACGCTGGTGGTCAGTCTGGTGCTGGCGGGCGCGCTGACCGTGCCGATCATCCTGAATGCCGACACGTTGCTGCGGCTGGCCGGCGGCGCGGAGGACGTGACGCGCACCGCCGTGCCGTATATGCAGGTGGGGATGCTGGCGCTGGTGCCGGGGGTGCTGGGCTGGATCTTCAGCGGGGCGCTGCGCTCGCTGGGGCACGCCCGCACGCCGCTGGTGGTCACCAGTTTCACGGTGGTGGTAGAAAGCCTCGCCGCTTACGGCTTGGTGTTTGGCGTCGGCCCGCTGCCCGAACTGGGCGTGGTGGGCGCGGCGTGGGCGCTGGTCCTGGCCAACACCCTGAAAGCCGTGTTGCTGGCCTATCAGGTGTTCGGGCCGCGCCATCTGGCCGCGCTGCAATTTCCCACGCGGGCCGCTCTGCGTGCCATCGCCGGGCCGCTGATCGCCTTGAGCGCGCCGCTGGCCTTCACCGAATTCGTGTGGAGCCTGGGCAACTTCATGTACGCCGCCGTCTTTGCCCGCGTCGGCACGGTGGCGCTGGCGGCCAGCCAGATCGTGGCGACGCTGGAAGGCATCTTCATCGTCGGCTCCTTTGGCCTGATGAGCGCGGCCACGGTCTTTATCGGGCGTTCGCTGGGACAGGGGGACGCGGCGGGGGCGCGGCTGTGGCTGGCCCGCATCTCGCGCGCCGGGCTGGTCACGGGCCTGGGCTTCGGCGCACTGTTTGCCCTGAGCGCCCTGATCGTCCCTGGCCTGTTTCCCAAGGTGGGCGGGGCCGTGCAGCATATCGCCGTGATTGGCATTCTGATCAACGCCAGCACGCAGATTTTCAAGGTCCGCAACATGATCGTGGGCGGCGGCATCCTGCCCAGCGCGGGCGACGGCAAGGGCATCATCACCGGGGACGTGGTGGGCGCGTTCGTGATCGGACTGCCGTTGGCGATCTGGCTGGGGCTGAACACGCCGCTGGGGGTTTGGGGCGTATTCATCGCGCGCGGCTTGGAGGAAATCGTCAAGGTAGGCATCTTCGAGTGGCGACGTCGACGTGTGAACTGGGAAAGGCTGGCGCTGGAGCAGGCCAAGGCGGCCTGA